GGAACGAACCAGCTTGCTGGTCTCAGTAATACCCAGCACTTGCCATGAAGAGCTCACAGCCTGGTTCAGAGATGACACATGAACTTGCAAGCGCAGGGCTGGGGGTTTCTCACCTTTCCCTCTGCCTTTGAGTAGATGATTGTGCCTGCAGAGAAACTTTCCCCCTTTTTATTAGTCTCCTAGGTCAGCTctaacaaattaacacaaacttggtgacttgaaacaacagaaatgtattctctcactgCTTTAGGCACCAGAAATCCAACATTAGTTTCACTGTGCAGAAATGGAGGTGTGGATAGGACTGGGCCTCCTCGGGGCTCTTGGAGAGAATCTGTTCTTGCCTTGCCTCTTTCAGTTCTGGcggctgctggcattccttgcCTGTAGCTGCCTCACTCCAATTTCCGCCTCCATGGCTACTTGGCCTTCTCTTTTATGTggaaatctccctctgcctccctctaaACAGGTACTTGCGTATTTGCATTTAGGGCCCATATGGAAAATTCAGGATACCCTCCCCATCTCAACATCCTTAGTTTAACCTCATCTGCAAAGTCCATTTTGCCACATAAGGTAATGTTCACAAGTTCTAGGGATTAGGATTTAGGGTATTTTGGGAGGCCGTCATTTAGCCGACCACACCCTTTTCCTTcagaatttattttgttgtacAAGCAgtactgtatttgtttatttatttatttatttatttttgagacggagtctcgctctgtcacccaggctggagtgcagtggcgtgatctcggctcactgcaagctccgccttctgggttcacgccattctcctgcctcagcctcccgagtagctgggactacaggcgtccaccaccatgcccagctaatttttttctatttttagtagagatggggtttcactgtgttaaccaggatggtctcaatctcccgacctcgtgatccgcccgcctcagcctcccagagtgctgggattacaggcgtgagccaccgtgccgggcctacAAGCACTACTTTATTGAGATTTGTggaatttaaaaaacttaaactTCCTACCCATAGTTTCACCATACTACCAGGCCgacatttaatttttctctctcccttttgtcCCTGAATATGCAAGCAAAGTCATATATAATCCCCCCACCCAGGGGAACCACTGCTAACTTTTTAGGTATCTCTTTCtagcctttcctttttttttttttttttgagatagggtctcactctgtcacccaggctggagtgcagtggtgtgatctcggctcactgcaacctctgcctcctgggctcaagagatccttccactttagcctcctgagttagcTGAGGCTATAGacgtgcaccaccgtgcccagctaatttttgtatttttagtagagatggggcttcaccatgttggccaggctagtctcgaactcctggcctcaagtgatctgcctgcctcggcctcccaaagtgctaggattacaggtgtgagccaccacacctggctgaagcTTTCCTTTATGATTTAGAAAACTTTCTTCCAACAAAATCAGCTCATGTCATACATGTGATTTTGTAGTCTCCCTTATCACCTCacagaatataaataattttctaagtCAAAGAATGAATGTACATCTACCAGATTATTTTacatggctgtatagtattttaTCATATGgatgtacattttcattttattcaggtTAAAACTTCAAAGGTAGCTTTACTCAAGAGAGTTGGGAAGAACCAAGGAAGTGGCCCCTAAATGATAGCCCTGCTTCATATCTATTGGAcactttctgtgtgccaggcgtCCTGCCTTACCTAGTTTCAACCTTATCACAGCCCTCTGTAGGGACTGTAATTAACCCATTctacaaatgaggaagctgaggcttgaaTTCCCTGGATTACACAGCTGGGAAAAGGTGGAACCAAGATGTAAGCCCGGATTGCCCGACTCCAAACCTCTGTACCTACTGCCTCTGCAGAGCAGGACAGCTCTAACCTGAATGAGCCTGAGAGTCCTCTGGAGGCTGGACCCCATTCCCAGAGTCTCTGATGCACTGGGACCCAACAATGTGCATTTCTGACAAATTCCTGGTGATGCTAATGCTACTGACCCGAGGGCCACACTTGGAGGCCTCTACATATGGCAATCTGCCACCTTAAGTATAGCTCTTTTTCAGCATGATTCCTCTACAGGGAACCTCCCGTCTCCTGCTTACCCATGAGGCTGTCCCCTTGCCTCCACCTTTTAATTAAttgagttgtttttattttgttttcagcaacagagtcttgctgtctcacccagtctggaacgcagtggtgcgatcatgactcgctgcagcctcgaccccctgggctgaagcaatactcccacctcagcctcccgagtagctgggaccacaggcacatgccaccgtacTCAGCtagttataaattttttttttttgtagagacagggtcttgctgtgttccccaggctggtctcaaactcctgggctgaagcgatcctcctgtcttggcctctcaaagtgttgggattacaggcgtgaaccaccatgcctggcccctgtcCCCCACCTTGAGTAAATCAAGCATGTCTTGAAGTCTAGACCCAAGAGAATGAATCAGTGAGGTCCCAATAGGGGCTCCCCAGTTAAAGAAGAGGCAGCCTTAGCCTATGAACTTGATTCTTTTGTTGCATGTTGAGTTCTGTGTGTATTTGTAACTCGGAGCCCTGAGCATAGTCTCCTTTAGAAGTTCTGCCCTTTGCTCACTAGGCTGCTCGGTATTTGGGAAGAGTTATGGTGGACAGCTGGACCAGAGAGTAAAGCTGGGGCTGTGCTGTCCTCTGGCCAGTGTGGTGGGGAAGGAAACTGAGGGATTCCTATCAGGGCCGCTTGTCCTGGCCATGTACCTCACATGGGATAGCTCTTGTTGCCCGCTGCATTGGTTAGATTTTgatgcataacaaaccacccaaaacttagtgacttgTTAAGATGACAGCCGTTTTTTTagctcatgattctgtgggtcagCATTTTGGAGTGGGCTCCATTTCTTCAGGTCTTGCAGTTGGGTCTTGCAGATGTGCCTGCCCGTGGTGGGCAGGTCAGCGTGGGGCTGGTTGCTGTAGGATGGCCTCAGCTGGGGCGCTCTGTCTCTGTTTTGTGTAGTCTCTCATCCTCTAGCAGGCAAGCCTGGCCATGTGCTCATGGTGGCTGGCAAAGTCCTAAGAAAAAGAGTGGAAGCAGCAAGGCCCTCTGGGGCCTATGCTCAGAACAGGCATGATGAATAGTCACTTCCAAGGCATTCAGTTGGTCAAAGCAAGTGGCAAGGCCAGCACAGATTCAAGGGGGTGGGGGAAAAAATGTCATCTGTTGATGGAAGGATATGCAAAGTCACACTGCAGAGCATGTGAATCCAGGGAGGGGTGGAGCATGGTGGCCATTTTTGCAATCTGAGCCTGGAGGAGCCGCGGATGAGGGGGTGAGGTGGCCCTTGCAGGGGTACGGATGTGCTGCAGCAGGTCTCATCTGCACCCTATCTCTCCCCCAAGACCTCCTCAATGGAGTGAAGCTGGTGGTGGAGACACCCGAGGAGACCCTGTTCACCTACCAAGGGGCCAGTGTGATCCTGCCCTGCCGCTACCACTACGAGCCGGCCCTGGGCTCCCCAAGGCGCGTGCGCATCAAATGGTGGAAGCTGTCGGAGAACGGGGGCCCAGAGAAGGACGTGCTGGTGGCCATTGGGCTGAGGCACCGCTCCTTTGGGGACTACCAAGGCCGCGTGCACTTGCGGCAGGAGAAGGAGCACGATGTCTCGCTGGAGATCCAGGATCTGCGACTGGAGGACTATGGGCGTTACCGCTGTGAGGTCATTGATGGGCTGGAGGATGAAAGCGGTCTGGTGGAGCTGGAGCTGCGGGGTGAGACCCTGACGGGGATTGGGTGACACTGGGACCTGAGAGCAGAGGGGAGAGGACCAGAGAAAAAATCCAGATCTCTGTGCTTTAGACATTTAAAAGtacttaattctcaaaacaacccACAGGGAAGCTACTgttatcacccccattttacaggtgaggaaactgagacacagagaggtcaagtaacttacctaaggtcacacagcttgtaaatGACAGAGCTGGGGTCTGAACCCAAGCACCCAGCCTCTAAAATCTGTTCCCCTCTACCCGCTCTCATTCACATCCCattgagagaaaggaaaaccagagctGGCCCCACAGCTTATTAGAGATAGAGCTGAGATTTAAGCAAGGTTAGCGGGTAACACAAGTGAATGAGGCAGCCTAGTGTAAGATAatgggagtggtggggactgggCACACTCCTGAGCCCTTGTCCTGTCGCCAGGGATCTCCCACCCTACTCAGGCCCAGTTGATGATGCCCTGCCGGAATGCAGGCCCCACTCTGCCGAATTTTCTGGCTTGACAAGATAagcttatatttttatgtgaGATCTCCTGATTTTTATGtaaaaacctctttttaaaaacaaaaaacaaaaccaaccaaacaaaaaaacccccaaaaaacaaaaaacaaaaacccaatgcTGTCCAAACCAGCCACACCCTGCAAGCCAGATCTTGTATGTGAGGTCCGTGTTTGatctttaatttgtatttacctTCTCTGTCTCTAGGATGGGGCTGTgtgtccccatctctctcccacaTGTTAAGGGCAGTTTGGGCATAGAGGAAGGTGACCTGACTAGCCCCAGCCCATCCCAGCTGTGACATCTGGGTAAATGCCTCATCCCCTTAGAACCCTGGGCCTCTCAGGTGTAAAATGGGGTATCACAATCTTTCCTCCTTTACCTCCCTCGGAGGTAATGAGGATAAAATGTACATCCTTAAAATGCGTTCTCTGTCTTTGCCACAAGTGTCCACATGGCTTAAATGGTGGCTCAGAGGGGCCACATTCCTCATTCCTGAACTTGGGGTGGCAGTGGAGTTGGGGAGAACCTGCAAGAGTCATTGGTCTGGGGTCTGCAGGGGCAGCCTAGAGAAACAGGGAGCCCTCACCCCATTCCTGGGGCTGCAAGGGCTAGGAATTTGGGGTGCAACCAGGCATGAAACAGTCTCCCTGCAAACACATGTGGAGGCTGCAAGCTGATTGTCAGAGCCCATGGGCTTCTCCGCCACCCAACCTGGCTTTGCCCAGGTGCCTGGCTTCCTGCCCTGATGAGACTGGAGGTTTGGGGCTCAGGCTATTCCCAGGTCCTTGGCCACAGGGAGGAGATTCCAAAGACTCTGGGTAAACAACAGCAGTCAAGTGGTGTCCTTCCCAGACTCCTAGGGTCACCTCTACTCCTTAAGGTTTCATTGACTTGATAGAGACTGCatctcagaaatttaaaaactttttattagaGTAAAATTTCAAACATGAACATATCTTTTGAGGGAAGCCTGCGGCCCCCATCAGACCCTGGCCACAAGGTGAGAAACCGCCTGCCCCAGGACCTCCCTGCCCTTGAGCCTCCTTTATGGAAAggcccttccccacccctctccccatGCCCTCTAGGGCCTCTCCTTCTCCTGAAAATCATCTGCCGCACGTGGAAAGTTCTTTGCAGTTTCCTAGGAAATTTCCACGTTAATAATAACATACACTATCAGGTCCCAGCTAATGAGTGGGGAGCTGGGAGTCAAACCTGGCCCCTAGAGCCCAAAGTCCGGGCTTGTCTGGAGAAGATGGCACAGCCTCACTGGGGGTCTGGCAACAGCCTTGTGGATTAGGTATCGTTTCCCTTCTATTGTTGGGGCATTAACTGACTAATTAATTACCTTAACTCATGGATGTTTTCTGAGTACTGCTGTGAATGAGCTGAGTCCCAGGAGAGAGGCAGCAATGGACAGGAGGTCAGAGGTTAGCTGAGTTTTTCTGAGGGacggtgtatgtgtgtgtgtgttgcagggaGCACATGTCCcagtgagggtgggaggagagtggggTGTCCAGCCAGCTGGGCCCCTGGCCACCCCCTAAGCTCCTCTTTCCTCCCCCTACAGGTGTGGTCTTTCCTTACCAGTCCCCCAACGGGCGCTATCAGCTCAACTTCCATGAGGGCCAGCAGGTCTGTGCTGAGCAGGGCGCGGTGGTTGCCTCCTTTGAGCAGCTCTTCCGGGCCTGGGAGGAGGGCCTGGACTGGTGCAACGCGGGCTGGCTGCAGGACGCCACGGTGCAGTACCCCATCATGCTGCCCCGACAGTCCTGCGGTGGCCCAGGCCTGGCACCTGGCGTGCGAAGCTACGGCCCCCGCCACCGCCGCCTGCACCGCTATGATGTATTCTGCTTCGCCACTGCCCTCAAGGGTGAGTGGAATGGCCAAGGCCAGGCCTGCGGGTTTGGTGGCCATCTAGGACCTGTGGGAGAGCAGCTTCTGGGGAGCTCTGGCCCCCTCTGCTGGCTCTGCTGGCACTGCCACCTGGAGGCCAAGAGCACTAGCCACCTTTGAAGCAGCGTCTGGTTGAGTTTCGAGtgctttgctgctgctgctgctgctttatgCCGATCATTGGTTTcttcattcaccaaatatttactgagtgcctaccatATGCTAGAGCCTAGACTAGACTCCGGGGAATCACAGACAAATAAAACACAGCCTGTCTTCACAAAGCAGCTCATTTCACAGGAAGATGAGCAAGTAAAACCAAAACTGGTTCAGTGTCATATGCCAAGCCCTTGGAaaagtgtctgacaca
The Theropithecus gelada isolate Dixy chromosome 7b, Tgel_1.0, whole genome shotgun sequence DNA segment above includes these coding regions:
- the HAPLN3 gene encoding hyaluronan and proteoglycan link protein 3; protein product: MGLLLLVALLLLPGSYGLPFYNGFYYSNSANDQNPGNGHGKDLLNGVKLVVETPEETLFTYQGASVILPCRYHYEPALGSPRRVRIKWWKLSENGGPEKDVLVAIGLRHRSFGDYQGRVHLRQEKEHDVSLEIQDLRLEDYGRYRCEVIDGLEDESGLVELELRGVVFPYQSPNGRYQLNFHEGQQVCAEQGAVVASFEQLFRAWEEGLDWCNAGWLQDATVQYPIMLPRQSCGGPGLAPGVRSYGPRHRRLHRYDVFCFATALKGRVYYLEHPEKLTLTEAREACQEDDATIAKVGQLFAAWKFHGLDRCDAGWLADGSVRYPVVHPHPNCGPPEPGVRSFGFPDPQSRLYGVYCYRQH